A stretch of the Streptomyces sp. NBC_00078 genome encodes the following:
- a CDS encoding DUF3566 domain-containing protein — protein sequence MSGATGAGSAGTPSGTETDGGGRGSAAHATDPHTTQLRAIDAGAADSPSPDTHGSQGGTVTDSRGPQTQQPQAGTGPAAPGARPQPQHAPAAQPAPPQTASPLPGERQPQQPAGPYHPPQAYQNPAAAQGAPAPTGAVRRPRTGARTTPRIRKARLRVAKADPWSVMKVSFLLSIALGICTIVASAVLWMVMDAMGVFSTVGGTISEATGSNESNGFDLQSFLSLPHVLMFTSIIAVIDVVLATALATLGAFIYNLSAGFVGGIELTLAEDE from the coding sequence GTGAGCGGAGCCACGGGCGCCGGATCGGCCGGTACCCCCTCGGGTACGGAAACGGACGGCGGCGGCCGTGGCTCCGCCGCGCATGCGACAGATCCGCACACGACCCAACTGCGCGCGATCGACGCAGGTGCGGCCGACTCACCCTCGCCCGACACGCATGGATCCCAGGGGGGAACTGTGACGGACTCCCGAGGCCCGCAGACCCAGCAGCCCCAGGCTGGAACGGGCCCGGCCGCTCCGGGCGCCAGGCCGCAGCCCCAGCATGCTCCGGCCGCCCAGCCGGCACCGCCGCAGACGGCCTCCCCGCTGCCGGGAGAACGGCAGCCTCAGCAGCCCGCAGGGCCGTACCACCCGCCGCAGGCCTACCAGAATCCGGCAGCCGCCCAAGGGGCCCCGGCGCCCACCGGTGCGGTACGCAGGCCGCGCACCGGCGCGCGCACCACGCCTCGCATCCGCAAGGCACGCCTGCGCGTGGCGAAGGCCGATCCGTGGTCGGTGATGAAGGTGAGCTTCCTGCTCTCCATCGCCCTGGGCATCTGCACGATCGTCGCGTCCGCCGTGCTGTGGATGGTGATGGACGCGATGGGCGTCTTCTCGACGGTCGGCGGCACGATCTCCGAGGCGACCGGCTCGAACGAGTCGAACGGCTTCGACCTGCAGTCCTTCCTGTCGCTTCCGCACGTCCTGATGTTCACGTCGATCATCGCGGTCATCGACGTGGTCCTCGCGACGGCTCTCGCGACCCTCGGCGCGTTCATCTACAACCTCTCGGCGGGCTTCGTCGGCGGCATCGAGCTGACGCTCGCCGAGGACGAGTGA
- a CDS encoding DUF6344 domain-containing protein, whose amino-acid sequence MAQNQVMKLWTAIVTAFLALCTTLGLITTTAAAAVPQTETNGNSATHVTTPPVSRWSWSYARALPPTMKQRIRAEAHGKSPSCRHRPLADADDCADADLETDTYLSAAEPSIPLQR is encoded by the coding sequence ATGGCCCAGAACCAGGTCATGAAGCTGTGGACCGCCATCGTCACCGCGTTCCTCGCGCTGTGCACGACGCTCGGACTCATCACGACGACCGCCGCCGCGGCCGTACCGCAGACCGAGACGAACGGCAACAGCGCCACGCACGTGACGACGCCGCCGGTGTCCCGCTGGTCCTGGTCCTACGCCAGAGCCCTGCCCCCCACGATGAAGCAGCGCATCCGTGCCGAGGCCCACGGAAAGTCCCCCAGCTGCCGGCACCGTCCGCTCGCGGACGCCGACGACTGTGCGGACGCGGACCTGGAGACGGACACGTACCTCTCGGCCGCCGAGCCGTCCATCCCCCTCCAGCGCTGA
- a CDS encoding DLW-39 family protein: MKKLLLVALAAIGGLLVYRQIQADRAEQDLWTEATDSVPTGS; this comes from the coding sequence GTGAAGAAGCTTCTCCTGGTCGCACTGGCCGCCATCGGCGGGCTCCTCGTGTACCGCCAGATCCAGGCGGATCGCGCCGAGCAGGATCTGTGGACGGAGGCGACTGACTCCGTGCCCACGGGTTCGTGA
- a CDS encoding serine/threonine-protein kinase produces MGEVFAGRYELVDPIGRGGVGAVWRAWDHRRRRYVAAKVLQQRDAHSLLRFVREQALRIDHPHVLAPASWAADDDKVLFTMDLVAGGSLAHLVGDYGPLPPAFVCTLLDQLLSGLSAVHGEGVVHRDVKPANVLLEATGTGRPRLRLSDFGIAMRLGEPRLTETNLVVGTPGYLAPEQMLGAEPDFPADLFAVGLVALYLLEGAKPDAKALVQYFAAHGTPSAPKGIPEPLWQVVATLLQPDPQARFRTATGARKALASATELLPEPGPDDELIEVFDQLGPLPSGFAPTGPLKPAPGVGARGEADTAGTGASGAQSWSVEPESSSRLSAPSATPVPSTGVTPTPDPRQGTGHRPEPSLPTQSPSMSDTGSFHLPPPQATGSSARTPAPQTPTPHAQEQPHQDSGRQQPAYVSPHDPTHALPSPRTRAPLHPGQALPQPHQRADAFTATYTAQAPQVPPSAQGILQETTRRHRRARRTGPPAKVAIPLLLLALACYAVGFWALTRV; encoded by the coding sequence ATGGGTGAGGTCTTCGCCGGCCGGTACGAACTGGTCGACCCGATCGGACGCGGAGGAGTCGGCGCCGTCTGGCGTGCCTGGGACCACCGCCGCCGCCGCTATGTGGCGGCCAAGGTCCTGCAGCAGCGCGACGCGCACTCCCTGCTGCGCTTCGTCCGCGAACAGGCCCTTCGTATCGATCACCCCCATGTGCTCGCGCCCGCCAGCTGGGCCGCCGACGACGACAAGGTTCTGTTCACCATGGATCTCGTCGCCGGCGGTTCGCTGGCCCATCTCGTCGGGGACTACGGCCCCCTGCCGCCGGCCTTCGTCTGCACCCTGCTCGACCAGCTCCTGTCGGGGCTGTCGGCGGTGCACGGAGAAGGCGTCGTGCACCGTGACGTCAAGCCCGCCAATGTTCTCCTGGAAGCCACCGGCACGGGCCGGCCGCGACTGCGGCTGTCGGACTTCGGCATCGCCATGCGGCTGGGCGAGCCCCGGCTGACGGAGACCAACCTCGTGGTGGGGACGCCGGGTTATCTCGCGCCCGAGCAGATGCTGGGCGCGGAACCGGACTTCCCCGCGGACCTGTTCGCCGTGGGGTTGGTCGCGCTGTATCTGCTGGAGGGCGCCAAGCCTGACGCCAAGGCGCTCGTGCAGTACTTCGCGGCGCACGGGACGCCGAGCGCGCCCAAGGGCATCCCAGAGCCGCTGTGGCAGGTCGTGGCCACGCTGCTGCAGCCGGACCCGCAAGCGCGGTTCCGCACGGCCACGGGCGCACGCAAGGCGCTCGCCTCCGCCACGGAGCTGCTCCCGGAGCCCGGCCCCGACGACGAACTGATCGAGGTCTTCGACCAACTCGGGCCCCTCCCATCGGGGTTCGCGCCCACCGGCCCCCTCAAGCCCGCACCGGGGGTGGGGGCGAGGGGTGAGGCGGATACCGCGGGGACCGGTGCAAGTGGGGCTCAGTCGTGGTCCGTTGAGCCGGAGTCGTCCTCGCGGCTGTCCGCGCCGAGCGCAACCCCCGTGCCGTCCACGGGTGTCACACCAACGCCCGACCCCCGTCAGGGCACCGGGCACCGACCGGAACCGTCCCTCCCCACGCAGTCGCCCAGCATGTCGGACACCGGCAGCTTCCACCTGCCGCCGCCGCAGGCCACCGGCTCCTCCGCCCGAACTCCCGCTCCACAGACACCGACGCCCCACGCACAGGAGCAGCCCCACCAGGACAGCGGCCGGCAACAGCCCGCCTACGTCTCCCCCCACGACCCCACGCATGCACTGCCCTCCCCCCGAACGCGCGCACCACTGCACCCCGGCCAGGCCCTGCCCCAGCCGCACCAACGCGCTGATGCCTTTACTGCTACGTACACCGCCCAGGCCCCGCAGGTTCCGCCTTCTGCGCAGGGAATCCTGCAGGAGACCACGCGCCGCCACCGCCGCGCACGCCGTACCGGCCCACCCGCGAAGGTGGCGATCCCGCTCCTGCTTCTCGCGCTGGCCTGCTATGCCGTGGGGTTCTGGGCGCTGACCCGCGTCTGA
- a CDS encoding DNA-binding protein, which translates to MDAAQQEATARARELQRNWYGEPLGALFRKLIEDLGLNQARLAGVLGLSAPMLSQLMSGQRAKIGNPAVVQRVQLLQDLAGQVADGSVSAAEATERMEEIKKSQGGSVLSNTTTTTSSSGAPTVKRVVREIQSLLRSVAAAGDIIDAADSLAPSHPELAEFLRVYGAGRTSDAVTHYQSHQS; encoded by the coding sequence ATGGACGCCGCACAGCAGGAAGCCACCGCAAGAGCGCGGGAACTGCAGCGGAACTGGTACGGGGAGCCACTGGGGGCGCTCTTCCGTAAGCTCATAGAAGACCTCGGGCTCAATCAGGCCCGTCTTGCGGGGGTGCTGGGCCTGTCCGCTCCGATGCTGTCACAGCTCATGAGCGGCCAGCGGGCGAAGATCGGCAACCCGGCAGTCGTACAGCGGGTGCAGCTGCTGCAGGACCTGGCGGGACAGGTCGCGGACGGCAGCGTGAGCGCGGCCGAGGCCACGGAGCGCATGGAAGAGATCAAAAAGTCCCAGGGGGGATCGGTGCTCAGCAACACCACGACCACGACGAGCAGTTCGGGAGCGCCCACGGTCAAGCGGGTGGTTCGCGAGATCCAGTCGCTGCTGCGCTCGGTCGCCGCCGCGGGCGACATAATCGACGCCGCGGACAGCCTCGCCCCGAGCCACCCGGAGCTGGCAGAGTTCCTCCGGGTGTACGGCGCCGGCCGCACCTCCGACGCCGTCACGCACTACCAGTCCCACCAGAGCTGA
- a CDS encoding DUF5324 family protein, producing the protein MTRIDSVRAATGSAKDSVLHAAEVVAPYADTAKDRASHYAHEARVRLAPKVSQAADQARVQYDAHVMPRLEQALTYVPPKVDQAAHEAAIRTRQAARQAADYSRPRLEQAVAATGPVREEATARGVAALAALRGQVSPKEIQKLVRKHERRARAGRAAKVLLVVGALAGGAFAAWKWWDKQANPDWLVEPPAATEVPESSRLTSVDGSGQSVLDPEVQAKQAEEEAAQRDDGR; encoded by the coding sequence GTGACCCGCATCGACAGCGTGCGCGCCGCGACCGGTTCGGCGAAGGACAGCGTGCTGCACGCCGCGGAAGTGGTGGCGCCCTACGCCGACACGGCCAAGGACAGGGCCTCGCACTACGCACACGAGGCACGCGTACGGCTCGCGCCGAAGGTGTCGCAGGCCGCCGATCAGGCCCGCGTCCAGTACGACGCGCATGTCATGCCGCGCCTGGAGCAGGCCCTTACGTATGTGCCGCCGAAGGTCGACCAGGCCGCCCATGAAGCCGCGATCCGTACCCGCCAGGCCGCACGGCAGGCCGCCGACTATTCCCGGCCGAGGCTGGAGCAGGCCGTGGCCGCGACCGGGCCCGTCAGGGAAGAGGCCACCGCGCGCGGTGTCGCCGCACTGGCCGCACTGCGCGGTCAGGTCTCACCGAAGGAGATCCAGAAACTGGTGCGCAAGCACGAGCGGCGAGCGAGGGCCGGTCGTGCCGCGAAGGTTCTGCTGGTGGTCGGCGCGCTCGCCGGCGGTGCCTTCGCCGCTTGGAAGTGGTGGGACAAGCAGGCCAACCCGGACTGGCTGGTCGAACCGCCCGCAGCTACGGAGGTTCCGGAGTCGAGCCGGCTGACCTCTGTGGACGGCAGCGGTCAGTCGGTGCTCGACCCGGAGGTGCAGGCCAAGCAGGCCGAGGAAGAGGCCGCTCAGCGCGACGACGGCCGGTGA
- a CDS encoding peptidylprolyl isomerase, whose translation MAEQLYATLKTNNGDIDIRLLPNHAPKTVRNFVELATGEREWVNPETGHKSTDKLYDGTVFHRVISGFMIQGGDPLGNGTGGPGYQFEDEFHPDLSFNRPYLLAMANAGPGTNGSQFFITVSPTTWLNRKHTIFGEVTDAASQKVIDAIATAQTNPRTDRPLNDVVIESVVVETREG comes from the coding sequence GTGGCTGAGCAGCTTTACGCCACCCTGAAGACCAACAACGGCGACATCGACATCCGGCTTCTGCCGAACCACGCGCCCAAGACGGTCCGAAACTTTGTCGAGCTCGCCACGGGCGAGCGTGAGTGGGTCAACCCCGAGACGGGCCACAAGTCCACGGACAAGCTCTACGACGGCACGGTCTTCCACCGGGTGATCAGCGGATTCATGATCCAGGGCGGGGACCCGCTGGGCAACGGCACCGGCGGCCCCGGCTACCAGTTCGAGGACGAGTTCCACCCCGACCTCTCCTTCAACAGGCCTTACCTGTTGGCCATGGCCAACGCTGGTCCGGGCACCAACGGCTCGCAGTTCTTCATCACCGTGTCCCCCACGACGTGGCTGAACCGCAAGCACACGATCTTCGGTGAGGTCACCGACGCCGCGAGCCAGAAGGTGATCGACGCCATCGCCACGGCGCAGACCAACCCGCGCACCGACCGCCCGCTCAACGACGTCGTCATCGAATCGGTCGTCGTCGAGACCCGCGAGGGCTGA
- a CDS encoding rhomboid family intramembrane serine protease: protein MDQAPGSPQGPDDQGPPHAQSVPGCYRHPDRETGIRCTRCERPICPECMVNASVGFQCPECARGDSRTGHPSAASRPRTLAGGSVAADPRLFTKILIGINIAVFIAVHVRSSLLDHLVLIGEWPPAPFNATQGVAEGEWYRLVTSMFTHQEIWHIGFNMLSLWWLGGPLEAALGRARYLSLYFVSGLAGSTLAYLLASPTTATLGASGAIFGLFGATAVLMRRLNYDLRPIIALLVINLIFTFGMNNISWQAHIGGLVAGLITGYGMVHAPRKHRALVQYGTCALVLVVVVVLTLVRTAQLT, encoded by the coding sequence ATGGACCAGGCGCCAGGCAGCCCACAGGGCCCGGATGACCAGGGACCCCCGCATGCCCAGAGCGTGCCCGGCTGCTATCGCCACCCCGACCGCGAGACCGGCATCCGCTGCACCCGCTGCGAGCGCCCGATCTGCCCCGAGTGCATGGTCAACGCCTCGGTCGGCTTCCAGTGCCCCGAATGCGCCCGCGGTGACTCCCGCACCGGACACCCGTCGGCCGCCTCCCGCCCGCGCACCCTCGCGGGCGGCAGTGTCGCCGCCGACCCGCGCCTGTTCACCAAGATCCTCATCGGGATCAACATCGCGGTCTTCATCGCCGTGCACGTGCGCAGTTCGCTGCTGGACCACCTCGTCCTCATCGGCGAATGGCCCCCTGCCCCGTTCAACGCCACCCAGGGCGTTGCCGAGGGTGAGTGGTACCGCCTGGTGACCTCGATGTTCACGCATCAGGAGATCTGGCACATCGGCTTCAACATGCTCAGCCTGTGGTGGCTCGGCGGTCCCCTCGAAGCGGCCCTAGGCCGTGCCCGCTACCTCTCGCTCTACTTCGTCTCAGGCCTGGCGGGCAGCACCCTGGCCTATCTGCTGGCCTCACCGACCACGGCCACGCTCGGTGCCTCCGGCGCGATCTTCGGCTTGTTCGGGGCCACCGCGGTCCTCATGCGCCGGCTCAACTACGACCTGCGGCCGATCATCGCGCTGCTGGTGATCAACCTGATCTTCACTTTCGGCATGAACAACATCTCCTGGCAGGCCCACATCGGCGGCCTCGTCGCCGGCCTGATCACGGGCTACGGGATGGTGCATGCCCCACGGAAACACCGCGCCCTGGTGCAGTACGGCACCTGTGCTCTCGTCCTGGTGGTTGTCGTGGTCCTGACGCTGGTCAGGACGGCTCAGCTCACCTGA
- the crgA gene encoding cell division protein CrgA, whose product MPKSRIRKKADYTPPPAKQATSIKLNSRAWVAPVMLAMFLIGLAWIVVFYVTDGSLPIDQLDNWNIVVGFGFIAAGFGVSTQWK is encoded by the coding sequence GTGCCGAAGTCACGTATCCGCAAGAAGGCCGACTACACGCCGCCGCCGGCGAAGCAGGCGACCAGCATCAAGCTGAACAGCCGCGCCTGGGTCGCACCAGTGATGCTGGCCATGTTCCTCATCGGGCTGGCCTGGATCGTCGTCTTCTACGTCACGGACGGCTCACTGCCCATCGACCAGCTGGACAACTGGAACATCGTGGTCGGCTTCGGCTTCATCGCCGCTGGATTCGGTGTCTCCACCCAGTGGAAGTAA
- a CDS encoding DUF881 domain-containing protein: MSNSADSPQAGSSPDRRQGFRPVRVLTVAVFALAGLIFFTSFNTAKGTNIRTDTSLLKLSDLIQERSRKNGELDASNGSVRDQVESFAERDDGSTVAEDKKLNGLEKNAGTQKLKGEAMTVTLNDAPPDATAKLPGYPEPQPDYLVIHQQDLQAVVNALWQGGAKGIKVMDQRLISTSAVRCVGNTLILQGRVYSPPYKITAVGDPDKLNQALSASKAIQNYMVYVNVYGLGWKVTQDGTVTLPGYSGTVDLHYAQPVE, from the coding sequence TTGAGCAATTCTGCCGACTCCCCCCAGGCCGGATCCAGCCCTGACCGCAGACAGGGTTTCCGGCCCGTACGGGTGCTCACGGTGGCCGTCTTCGCCCTCGCGGGGCTCATTTTCTTCACCAGTTTCAATACGGCCAAGGGCACCAACATCCGCACGGACACGTCCTTGCTGAAGCTTTCCGACCTCATCCAGGAGCGCAGCCGCAAGAACGGCGAACTGGACGCGTCCAACGGCTCGGTCCGTGACCAGGTCGAGTCCTTCGCCGAGCGCGACGACGGCAGCACCGTGGCGGAGGACAAGAAGCTCAACGGCCTGGAGAAGAACGCGGGCACGCAGAAGCTGAAGGGCGAGGCGATGACCGTCACGCTCAACGACGCCCCGCCGGATGCCACCGCCAAGCTTCCCGGCTACCCCGAACCGCAGCCCGACTACCTGGTCATTCACCAGCAGGATCTGCAGGCGGTGGTGAACGCCCTGTGGCAGGGCGGCGCCAAGGGCATCAAGGTGATGGACCAGCGGCTGATCTCCACCAGCGCCGTGCGCTGTGTGGGCAACACCCTGATTCTCCAGGGCCGCGTGTACTCACCGCCGTACAAGATCACGGCGGTCGGTGACCCCGACAAGCTGAACCAGGCGCTCTCTGCCTCGAAGGCGATCCAGAACTACATGGTCTACGTGAATGTGTACGGCCTCGGCTGGAAAGTCACCCAGGACGGGACGGTGACTCTGCCCGGCTACTCGGGCACAGTGGATCTGCACTACGCCCAGCCCGTGGAGTGA
- a CDS encoding class E sortase: protein MRVVVRTVSELCITVGTLIVLFVVYVLFWTGVRADGAMNHQIDVLQGQWAKQTAQPTATAVPGTPAGARKPAPYVAGKPFAIMYIPRLGFTWNKPVLENTAVSTLKKGLGHYANTAQLGQEGNFAVAGHRRTYGDPFVDFPALRPGDAVVLTDGTTWFTYRIDKGPYKTVPTDVEVIDPVPRKSGYTQDGRYLTLTTCDPEWGHSHRLIVWAHLDSTQPVEAGKPAALRR from the coding sequence GTGCGCGTCGTCGTCAGGACCGTCAGCGAACTCTGCATCACCGTGGGCACGTTGATTGTCCTCTTCGTCGTCTATGTACTGTTCTGGACCGGTGTGCGGGCGGACGGCGCGATGAACCACCAGATCGATGTCCTGCAGGGCCAGTGGGCGAAGCAGACGGCACAACCCACGGCCACGGCCGTGCCCGGTACGCCGGCCGGCGCCCGGAAGCCGGCGCCGTACGTCGCGGGCAAGCCCTTCGCGATCATGTACATCCCTCGGCTTGGTTTCACGTGGAACAAGCCCGTGCTCGAGAACACCGCCGTGAGCACGCTGAAGAAGGGGCTCGGTCACTACGCGAACACCGCCCAGCTGGGCCAGGAGGGCAACTTCGCGGTCGCCGGGCACCGGCGCACCTACGGCGATCCGTTCGTGGACTTCCCCGCGCTGCGGCCCGGCGACGCGGTGGTGCTGACCGACGGGACCACCTGGTTCACGTATCGGATCGACAAAGGGCCCTACAAAACCGTACCGACGGACGTTGAGGTGATCGACCCTGTGCCACGTAAGTCGGGGTATACGCAGGACGGCCGCTATCTGACGCTGACCACGTGCGATCCGGAGTGGGGGCACAGCCACCGGCTGATCGTGTGGGCACACCTGGATTCCACACAGCCTGTGGAGGCCGGGAAACCAGCGGCGCTGCGCCGTTAG
- a CDS encoding aminodeoxychorismate/anthranilate synthase component II — protein sequence MSARILVVDNYDSFVFNLVQYLYQLGAECEVLRNDEVSTSHAQDGFDGVLLSPGPGTPQEAGVCIEMVRHCAATSVPVFGVCLGMQSMQVAYGGVVDRAPELLHGKTSLVEHGGRGVFAGLPSPFTATRYHSLAAEPETVPAELEVTARTHDGIIMGLRHRELPVEGVQFHPESVLTEHGHRMLANWLVECGDQGAVARSTGLAPVVGRATA from the coding sequence GTGAGTGCACGGATTCTCGTCGTCGACAACTACGACAGCTTCGTCTTCAACCTCGTCCAGTACCTGTACCAGCTGGGCGCCGAGTGCGAGGTGCTGCGCAACGACGAGGTGTCGACGTCGCACGCCCAGGACGGCTTCGACGGTGTGCTGCTCTCACCGGGCCCGGGTACGCCTCAGGAGGCGGGCGTCTGCATCGAGATGGTGCGGCACTGCGCCGCGACGTCGGTGCCGGTCTTCGGCGTCTGCCTCGGCATGCAGTCGATGCAGGTGGCGTACGGCGGTGTGGTGGATCGTGCCCCCGAGTTGCTGCACGGCAAGACCTCGCTGGTCGAGCACGGGGGCAGGGGCGTCTTCGCCGGTCTGCCCTCGCCGTTCACGGCGACGCGCTACCACTCGCTGGCCGCGGAGCCGGAGACGGTGCCGGCCGAGCTGGAGGTGACCGCCCGCACACACGACGGGATCATCATGGGGCTGCGGCACCGTGAACTCCCGGTCGAGGGCGTGCAGTTCCATCCCGAGTCGGTGCTGACCGAGCACGGCCACCGGATGCTGGCCAACTGGCTGGTGGAGTGCGGCGACCAGGGTGCCGTGGCGAGGTCGACGGGGCTCGCCCCGGTGGTGGGCAGGGCCACGGCGTGA
- a CDS encoding class E sortase: MTALRPERESGASYGQEPYEASGAFEASGPYEEWGAGPAGQHGAYAAQEQPYASPAQEPYVPPAETQQFLPPIDDETVALRIPDPPPDGSIPPSGASTAAAATGTTPGGRAARRKAAKRRHGRHGGTRTTSDALEEGAEEASADASRTPLSRVEARRQARARKASPAVVASRAIGEVFITTGVLMLLFVTYQLWWTNVRAHAAADKETSTLQNDWASGKRAPGTFEPGQGFAILHIPELDVVVPIAEGVSNKKVLDKGMVGHYSEGKLKTAMPGAKTGNFALAGHRNTHGEPFRYINKLKKGDEVVVETQDKYYVYKMTSVLPVTSPSNTSVIGPVPPQSGFTGPGRYITLTTCTPEFTSKYRLIVWGKMVEERPRSKGKPDALVE, encoded by the coding sequence GTGACCGCGCTGCGCCCCGAGCGCGAGTCCGGCGCCTCGTACGGGCAGGAGCCGTACGAGGCGTCCGGCGCGTTCGAGGCGTCCGGTCCGTACGAGGAGTGGGGTGCCGGTCCGGCGGGGCAGCACGGGGCGTACGCGGCGCAGGAGCAGCCGTACGCATCCCCCGCCCAAGAGCCGTACGTACCGCCCGCCGAGACGCAGCAGTTCCTGCCGCCGATCGACGACGAGACGGTGGCCCTGCGGATACCGGACCCGCCGCCGGACGGCTCCATACCGCCCTCTGGCGCCTCAACTGCCGCTGCTGCCACAGGAACCACCCCGGGCGGCCGAGCGGCCCGGAGAAAGGCCGCCAAGCGCCGTCACGGGCGCCATGGGGGCACTCGTACGACGTCGGATGCTTTGGAGGAAGGCGCCGAGGAGGCGTCCGCCGATGCCTCCCGGACGCCGCTGTCGCGCGTCGAGGCCCGCCGGCAGGCACGCGCGCGCAAGGCGAGCCCGGCTGTCGTCGCGAGCCGCGCGATCGGTGAGGTGTTCATCACCACCGGCGTACTGATGCTGCTGTTCGTCACCTACCAGCTGTGGTGGACGAACGTCCGGGCACATGCGGCCGCGGACAAGGAGACCAGCACCCTCCAGAACGACTGGGCCAGCGGCAAGCGCGCTCCGGGCACCTTCGAACCGGGCCAGGGCTTCGCGATCCTCCACATCCCCGAGCTGGACGTGGTCGTGCCGATCGCCGAGGGCGTCAGCAACAAGAAGGTGCTCGACAAGGGCATGGTCGGCCACTACAGCGAGGGCAAGCTCAAGACGGCGATGCCCGGCGCGAAGACCGGCAACTTCGCGCTCGCCGGGCACCGGAACACGCACGGCGAGCCATTCCGGTACATCAACAAGCTCAAGAAGGGCGACGAGGTCGTCGTTGAGACGCAGGACAAGTACTACGTGTACAAGATGACGTCAGTGCTGCCGGTGACGTCGCCGAGCAACACCAGCGTGATTGGTCCCGTGCCGCCGCAGTCGGGTTTCACGGGGCCCGGCCGGTACATCACGCTGACGACCTGTACTCCGGAGTTCACCAGTAAGTACCGGTTGATCGTCTGGGGCAAGATGGTCGAGGAACGGCCGCGCAGCAAGGGCAAGCCGGATGCGCTCGTCGAGTAG
- a CDS encoding class E sortase — translation MKVAATTDDTQGHADMSGPLAQRRRRPGRIAMAVSVFGELLITAGLVLGLFVVYSLWWTNVVADREADKQGDKVRDTWAHQDTGPGALNTGNGIGFLHVPAMKNGVVLVEKGTSTNVLNDGVAGYYMDPVKAMLPTTGKKGNFTLAAHRDGHGAKFHNIDKLRKGDPIVFETKDKWYVYKVYDILDETSKYNVKVLSQVPKESGKKKAGHYITLTTCTPVYTSRYRYVVWGELARVDKVDGKRTPPKELR, via the coding sequence ATGAAAGTGGCAGCGACCACCGACGACACTCAGGGGCACGCGGACATGTCGGGGCCGCTGGCGCAGCGGCGCCGGCGGCCCGGCCGTATCGCGATGGCGGTGAGTGTCTTCGGCGAACTCCTCATCACGGCGGGCCTGGTCCTCGGCCTGTTCGTCGTCTACTCCCTCTGGTGGACGAACGTCGTCGCCGACCGTGAGGCGGACAAGCAGGGCGACAAGGTCCGCGACACCTGGGCCCACCAGGACACCGGACCCGGCGCACTGAACACCGGGAACGGCATCGGCTTCCTGCACGTCCCCGCCATGAAGAACGGCGTGGTCCTGGTCGAGAAGGGCACCTCGACGAACGTCCTCAACGACGGTGTGGCCGGCTACTACATGGACCCGGTCAAGGCGATGCTCCCGACGACCGGCAAGAAGGGCAACTTCACCCTGGCCGCCCACCGGGACGGCCACGGCGCGAAGTTCCACAACATCGACAAGCTGAGGAAGGGCGACCCGATCGTCTTCGAGACGAAGGACAAGTGGTACGTCTACAAGGTGTACGACATCCTCGACGAAACCTCGAAGTACAACGTGAAGGTCCTGTCGCAGGTCCCGAAGGAGTCAGGGAAGAAGAAGGCCGGGCACTACATCACGCTGACGACGTGCACGCCGGTGTACACGTCCCGGTACCGGTATGTGGTGTGGGGGGAGTTGGCGCGGGTGGACAAGGTGGACGGTAAGAGGACGCCGCCGAAGGAACTGCGGTGA